One genomic segment of Brassica napus cultivar Da-Ae chromosome A3, Da-Ae, whole genome shotgun sequence includes these proteins:
- the LOC106360069 gene encoding CASP-like protein 1F1: MMGANDERRTPLMNLGVQVSMRVLAIGTALASMGLTITNHEVASVYGINFEAKYDYSSAFRYLVYAEIAIAGMTLFTLVWACLAVRRRGLVFALFFFDLLTTLTAISAFSAAMSDGYIGKYGNTHAGWLPICGYVHNYCNRVTLSLALAFASFLLLFILTVLTASAARHF, translated from the exons ATGATGGGAGCCAATGATGAGAGAAGAACGCCTTTAATGAATCTTGGGGTTCAAGTGTCGATGAGAGTGTTAGCCATTGGCACTGCATTGGCCTCCATGGGGCTCACGATCACTAACCATGAAGTCGCTTCTGTTTATGGCATAAATTTTGAGGCTAAATACGACTACTCATCTGCCTTTAG GTATTTGGTGTACGCAGAAATAGCTATCGCCGGCATGACATTGTTTACACTCGTATGGGCTTGTTTAGCTGTCCGTAGAAGAGGACTTGTTTTTGCACTATTCTTCTTTGATTTG CTAACGACGCTGACGGCTATATCGGCTTTCTCCGCGGCCATGTCGGATGGTTACATCGGAAAGTATGGTAATACACACGCCGGTTGGCTTCCGATATGTGGCTACGTCCATAACTACTGTAACCGTGTTACTCTCTCACTTGCATTGGCCTTCGCATCTTTTCTCCTCTTGTTCATCCTTACTGTCTTAACTGCCTCAGCTGCTCGTCATTTCTAA
- the LOC106361733 gene encoding acyl carrier protein 4, chloroplastic-like: MASLSTSSLSFKAPSIQSTRTSQVLRKPLSFQPISFGRFQSSKNLRLQISCAAKPETVQKVSDIVREQLALSADTALTAESKFSALGADSLDTVEIVMALEEKFNISVEEADAQNITTIQEAADLIEDLAQKKPAA; this comes from the exons ATGGCTTCCCTATCAACCAGTTCTCTAAGCTTCAAAGCTCCCTCCATACAATCTACCAGAACTTCTCAG GTGTTAAGAAAACCCTTGAGTTTCCAGCCTATCTCCTTTGGACGTTTTCAGTCTTCAAAGAACCTTCGTCTTCAGATCAGTTGTGCT GCAAAACCAGAGACGGTGCAGAAAGTGAGTGACATTGTCAGGGAACAATTAGCTTTGTCTGCCGACACTGCTCTCACTGCCGAGTCCAAGTTCTCTGCTCTTGGCGCAGATTCTCTCGACACC GTGGAGATAGTGATGGCTTTGGAGGAAAAGTTTAACATAAGTGTGGAGGAAGCTGATGCTCAAAACATTACGacgattcaagaggcagctgatTTGATTGAGGATCTTGCTCAGAAGAAACCTGCGGCTTAA
- the LOC106361731 gene encoding magnesium protoporphyrin IX methyltransferase, chloroplastic-like — MPIAPSLLSPSSSVSHFLPSLPNATRLNVASRSRVATVVASSVTDLAGVDSTTIAVLGGGSVAALATIVSLTDPERRRKLQAEEVGGGDKEVVREYFNSTGFERWRKIYGETDEVNRVQKDIRVGHAKTVEKTMLMLTEEGSLDGVTVCDAGCGTGLLSIPLAKEGAIVSASDISAAMVAEAEMKAKQQLGGENLPRFEVNDLESLSGKYNTVVCLDVLIHYPQNKADGMIAHLASLAEKRVILSFAPKTFYYDILKRIGELFPGPSKATRAYLHAEADVERALGKVGWKISKRGLITTQFYFSRLIEAVPM, encoded by the exons ATGCCGATTGCTCCTTCCTTGTTATCACCATCTTCCTCCGTCTCTCACTTTCTTCCTAGCCTCCCCAACGCCACTAGACTCAATGTAGCCTCCCGGAGCAGAGTCGCCACCGTCGTGGCGTCATCCGTCACCGACCTAGCCGGCGTGGACAGCACGACCATCGCCGTACTCGGAGGCGGATCCGTAGCAGCTCTGGCGACGATCGTTTCGCTGACGGATCCGGAGAGGAGGCGGAAGCTGCAGGCGGAGGAAGTCGGAGGAGGAGACAAGGAGGTGGTGAGGGAGTATTTCAACAGCACGGGTTTCGAGCGGTGGAGGAAGATCTACGGCGAGACTGACGAAGTGAACCGCGTGCAGAAGGATATTCGAGTCGGCCACGCCAAGACGGTGGAGAAAACGATGCTTATGCTGACGGAGGAAGGATCGTTGGATGGTGTCACGGTGTGCGACGCTGGATGTGGAACCGGGTTGCTCTCGATACCGCTTGCTAAGGAAGGGGCGATCGTCTCTGCTAGTGATATTTCTGCAGCTATGGTTGCAGAAGCTGAGATGAAG GCAAAGCAGCAGCTAGGAGGAGAGAATCTACCAAGATTTGAAGTGAATGATCTAGAGAGCCTTAGCGGGAAGTATAACACAGTGGTGTGCCTAGACGTGCTGATACATTACCCTCAGAACAAAGCAGACGGGATGATCGCACACCTGGCTTCTTTAGCAGAGAAGAGAGTGATTCTGAGTTTTGCACCAAAGACATTCTACTATGATATCTTGAAGAGGATTGGAGAACTTTTTCCAGGTCCTTCAAAGGCTACAAGGGCTTATCTACACGCAGAAGCGGATGTAGAAAGAGCATTGGGTAAGGTTGGCTGGAAAATCAGCAAGAGAGGACTCATTACCACccagttttatttttcaaggcTCATTGAAGCTGTTCCCATGTAG
- the LOC106361732 gene encoding putative respiratory burst oxidase homolog protein G has protein sequence MTSDTEEKNSSDIVPLSGSFQSTDHNPVMENAGDTDGSSVRDKREKKRNGLVNQIKRFAGKPARLNRSKSTTGQALKGLMFISKSDGGDGWTAVEERFETITKTTEGLLIRSKFGECIGMKSKDFALVLFDALARRKNMTGDVIDKEILKEFWEQISDQNFDSRLMIFFDMMDKDGDGRLTEDEVKQVINLSSSTNNLSAIQKKADEYAAMIMEELDPNNIGYIMVESLKNLLMKAETETLAEITSSQDPKQLIEKLKHTPDPNPLRRWYRGLRFFVLDSWQRFWVIALWLSIMTILFTYKYIQYKNRAVYEVLGHCVCFAKGSAETLKLNMALILLPVCRNTITWLRNKTRVGVLVPFDDNINFHKVIAVGITIGVSIHSIAHLACDFPRLIAATPEEYKPLGKYFGEEQPKRYSQFVKSTEGITGLVMVFLMAIAFTLALPWFRRGKLEKTLPGPLKKLASFNAFWYTHHFFIVVYILLIVHGYYLYLSKEWYKKTTWMYLAVPIALYACERLKRAFRSSIRTVKVVNAAVYPGNVLTLKMSRPKHFKYKSGQYMFINCPKVSPFEWHPFSITSAPQDDYLSLHIKVNGDWTKAIKGVFSEVISKPLPVKDTSHGAHNPDYPKIMIDGPYGAPAQDYKKYEVVLLVGLGIGATPMISIIKDIINNMYAMENAQLHQMENGLQREPQDKNENFKTRRAYFYWVTREQGSYDWFKNIMNEIAERDVNKIIELHNYCTSVFEKDDARSALIRMLQSIAYAKSGKDIVSETRVKSHFAKPNWEEVYNKIAMDHPDGTNVGVFYCGSPVLTKELRRLALEFTQKTKIRFSFHKENF, from the exons ATGACTTCTGACACAGAGGAAAAGAACAGCAGCGACATAGTTCCCCTAAGCGGATCATTTCAGTCGACCGATCACAATCCTGTGATGGAAAACGCTGGAGACACGGACGGATCCAGCGTAAGGGATAAACGGGAGAAGAAACGGAACGGCCTGGTGAACCAGATCAAGCGGTTTGCAGGGAAGCCAGCTCGGTTGAACCGGTCGAAGTCAACGACCGGTCAGGCCTTGAAAGGGCTCATGTTCATCAGTAAATCTGACGGTGGGGATGGCTGGACCGCCGTGGAGGAGAGGTTTGAAACGATCACGAAAACTACTGAGGGATTGCTGATTAGGTCAAAGTTCGGTGAATGTATAG GGATGAAGTCAAAGGACTTTGCCTTGGTATTGTTTGACGCATTAGCTAGAAGAAAGAATATGACAGGGGATGTGATTGATAAGGAGATATTAAAGGAATTCTGGGAACAAATAAGTGATCAGAATTTTGATTCAAGGCTTATGATATTCTTTGacat GATGGATAAAGACGGTGATGGTAGACTAACTGAAGACGAAGTTAAACAG GTCATTAATCTTAGTTCGTCAACCAACAATCTGTCGGCCATCCAGAAAAAGGCAGATGAATATGCAGCAATGATCATGGAAGAGCTTGACCCAAATAATATAGGATACATCATG GTAGAAAGTCTTAAAAATTTGCTTATGAAAGCAGAAACAGAAACACTAGCTGAAATCACAAGTAGTCAAGATCCAAAGCAACTCATTGAGAAGCTTAAACATACGCCAGACCCTAACCCGTTACGCAGATGGTACCGTGGTCTCAGATTCTTTGTTCTAGATAGTTGGCAGAGATTTTGGGTGATAGCGCTATGGCTCAGCATTATGACCATCCTCTTCACATACAAATATATTCAATACAAAAATAGAGCAGTCTATGAAGTGTTGGGGCATTGTGTGTGCTTTGCTAAAGGTTCAGCCGAGACGTTGAAGCTGAATATGGCCTTGATTCTGTTACCTGTATGCAGAAATACCATCACATGGCTTAGAAATAAGACTAGAGTTGGTGTTTTGGTCCCTTTTGATGACAACATCAACTTTCATAAG GTTATAGCAGTGGGAATTACGATAGGAGTAAGCATACACTCGATTGCCCACTTGGCTTGCGATTTTCCACGGCTGATCGCAGCAACTCCAGAGGAATACAAGCCTCTAGGAAAATACTTTGGAGAAGAGCAACCTAAGAGATACTCACAGTTTGTGAAATCAACTGAAGGTATAACAGGACTCGTAATGGTTTTCTTGATGGCTATTGCTTTTACACTAGCACTGCCTTGGTTTAGACGAGGGAAGCTAGAGAAAACGCTTCCCGGGCCACTAAAGAAACTTGCTAGCTTCAATGCCTTCTGGTACACTCATCATTTCTTCATTGTAGTCTACATTCTCCTTATCGTTCATGGGTACTATTTGTATCTCAGTAAGGAATGGTACAAGAAAACG ACGTGGATGTATTTAGCAGTGCCAATAGCTCTATATGCATGCGAGAGACTGAAACGAGCATTCAGATCCAGCATCAGGACGGTAAAAGTCGTGAACGCTGCGGTTTATCCTGGAAACGTATTGACTTTGAAAATGTCAAGGCCTAAACACTTCAAGTACAAAAGTGGTCAATACATGTTTATAAACTGCCCAAAAGTCTCACCATTTGAGTG GCATCCATTTTCAATAACTTCTGCACCACAAGACGACTATTTGAGCTTACATATAAAAGTAAACGGAGATTGGACAAAGGCTATTAAAGGAGTTTTCTCTGAG GTGATCTCTAAACCACTTCCTGTTAAAGATACGTCGCATGGTGCACATAATCCCGA TTACCCCAAGATTATGATTGATGGTCCGTACGGTGCACCAGCACAAGACTACAAGAAGTACGAGGTGGTTTTGCTGGTCGGTCTTGGGATCGGTGCCACTCCGATGATCAGTATTATTAAGGACATTATCAACAATATGTATGCCATGGAAAACGCTCAACTCCACCAAATGGAGAATGGATTGCAAAGGGAGCCACAAGACAAAAACGAAAATTTCAAGACGCGGAGAGCTTACTTCTACTGGGTAACGAGGGAGCAGGGCTCGTATGATTGGTTCAAGAACATCATGAACGAAATCGCAGAACGTGACGTAAACAAAATCATAGAACTACATAACTATTGCACTAGCGTATTTGAAAAAGATGACGCTCGTTCTGCCCTCATACGTATGCTTCAGTCTATAGCTTATGCCAAGAGTGGTAAGGACATTGTCTCTGAGACAAGGGTCAAGTCCCACTTCGCCAAACCTAATTGGGAAGAAGTGTACAACAAGATAGCCATGGATCATCCAGATGGCACTAATGTTG GAGTGTTCTATTGTGGATCACCAGTATTGACAAAGGAGTTAAGGCGTCTAGCTTTGGAATTTACACAGAAGACAAAGATTAGATTCTCCTTCCACAAAGAGAACTTCTAA
- the LOC106360067 gene encoding putative respiratory burst oxidase homolog protein G, with translation MTMTSDTEEENSSDITAHNPVMENVGGAVGSSVRENPETRQNGLMNEIKRFAGKPARLDRSKSTTGQALRGLKFISKADGADGWTAVEERFETITKTTEGLLIRSKFGECIGMKSKDFALVLFDALARRKHMTGDVIDKEMLKEFWEQISDQNFDSRLMIFFDMMDKDGDGRLTEDEVRQIINLSSSTNNLSAIQKRSAGYAAMIMEELDPHKTGYIMVDNLKILLMQAETLPEITNSEERRQPVEKITKKFNDTPYPSPSRTMYRRLRFFVLDSWQRIWVIALWLTITAILFTYKYIQYKNRAVYEVLGHCVCFAKGSAETLKLNMALVLLPVCRNTITWLRNKTRFGVLVPFDDNINFHKVIAVGITIGVGIHSIAHLACDFPRLIAATPEEYKPLGKYFGEEQPKRYSHFVKSTEGITGLLMVLLMAIAFTLALPWFRRGKLEKKLPKPLKKLASFNAFWYTHHLFIVVYILLIVHGYYLYLTKEWYKKTTWMYLAVPIALYACERLIRAFRSSIRMVKVVNAAVYPGNVLTLKMSRPKHFKYKSGQYMFVNCPKVSPFEWHPFSITSAPHDGYLSVHIKSVGDWTNAIKEVFSEVMSKPPPVRDTSHGANNPDYPKIMIDGPYGTSAQDYKKYDVILLIGLGIGATRMISIIKDIVNNMYAMENAQLRQMENGLKHVPQDKTENFKTKRAYFYWVTREQGPYDWFMDIMNEIAARDVNKIIELHNYCTNVFEEDDGARSALIRMLQSIAYAKSGKDIVSETRVMSHFARPNLEHVYRKVAMDHPAGTNVGVFYCGTPLLAKELRRLALKFTHKTKIRFSFHNENL, from the exons ATGACTATGACTTCTGACACAGAAGAAGAGAACAGCAGCGACATAACCGCCCACAATCCGGTGATGGAAAACGTTGGAGGTGCGGTCGGGTCCAGCGTAAGGGAGAATCCGGAGACGAGACAGAACGGCCTTATGAACGAGATCAAGCGCTTTGCAGGGAAGCCAGCTCGGTTGGACCGATCGAAGTCAACGACCGGTCAGGCCTTGAGAGGGCTCAAGTTCATCAGTAAGGCTGATGGTGCAGATGGCTGGACCGCCGTGGAGGAGAGGTTTGAAACGATCACGAAAACTACTGAGGGATTGCTGATTAGGTCCAAGTTCGGTGAATGCATAG GGATGAAGTCAAAGGACTTTGCCTTGGTATTGTTTGACGCATTAGCTAGAAGAAAGCATATGACAGGGGATGTGATTGATAAGGAGATGTTAAAGGAATTCTGGGAACAAATAAGtgatcaaaattttgattccaGGCTTATGATATTCTTTGACAT GATGGATAAAGATGGCGATGGTAGATTAACCGAAGACGAAGTTAGACAG ATCATCAATCTTAGTTCGTCTACCAACAATCTGTCAGCCATCCAGAAAAGGTCAGCTGGATATGCAGCAATGATAATGGAAGAGCTTGACCCACATAAAACAGGATATATCATG GTAGACAACCTTAAAATTTTGCTTATGCAAGCAGAAACACTACCTGAAATCACAAATAGTGAAGAAAGAAGGCAGCCGGTTGAAAAGATAACTAAGAAGTTTAATGATACGCCTTATCCTAGCCCGTCGAGGACAATGTACCGTCGACTGCGATTCTTTGTTCTAGATAGCTGGCAGAGAATTTGGGTGATAGCGCTATGGCTCACTATTACTGCCATCCTCTTCACATACAAATATATTCAATACAAAAATAGAGCAGTCTATGAAGTGTTGGGCCACTGCGTGTGCTTTGCTAAAGGTTCAGCAGAAACGTTGAAGCTGAATATGGCGTTGGTTCTGTTACCTGTATGCAGAAATACCATCACATGGCTTAGAAATAAGACTAGGTTTGGTGTTTTAGTCCCTTTTGATGACAACATCAACTTTCATAAG GTTATAGCAGTGGGAATTACGATAGGAGTAGGCATACACTCGATCGCTCACTTGGCTTGCGATTTTCCACGGCTGATCGCAGCAACTCCAGAGGAATACAAGCCTTTAGGAAAGTACTTTGGAGAGGAGCAACCCAAGAGATACTCACATTTTGTGAAGTCAACAGAAGGTATAACAGGACTCCTAATGGTTCTCTTGATGGCAATTGCTTTTACACTAGCGCTGCCTTGGTTTAGACGAGGGAAGCTAGAGAAAAAGCTTCCAAAGCCACTAAAAAAACTCGCTAGCTTCAATGCCTTCTGGTACACTCATCACTTGTTCATTGTAGTCTACATTCTCCTTATTGTCCACGGATACTACCTGTATCTCACTAAAGAATGGTACAAGAAAACG ACGTGGATGTATTTAGCAGTGCCAATAGCTCTATATGCATGCGAGAGACTGATACGAGCATTCAGATCCAGCATCAGGATGGTAAAAGTTGTTAACGCTGCGGTTTATCCTGGAAACGTATTGACTTTGAAAATGTCAAGGCCTAAACACTTCAAATACAAAAGCGGTCAATACATGTTTGTAAACTGCCCAAAAGTCTCACCATTTGAGTG GCATCCATTTTCAATAACTTCTGCACCACATGACGGCTATCTGAGCGTGCATATAAAATCAGTAGGAGATTGGACAAATGCTATTAAAGAAGTTTTCTCTGAG GTGATGTCTAAACCACCTCCGGTTAGAGATACGTCGCATGGTGCAAATAATCCCGA TTACCCCAAAATCATGATTGATGGTCCATATGGCACCTCAGCACAAGACTACAAGAAGTACGATGTGATTCTACTGATCGGTCTTGGGATTGGTGCCACTCGAATGATCAGCATTATCAAGGACATTGTCAACAATATGTATGCCATGGAAAATGCTCAACTTCGCCAAATGGAGAATGGATTGAAACACGTGCCACAAGATAAGACAGAAAATTTCAAGACGAAAAGAGCTTACTTCTACTGGGTAACGAGGGAGCAGGGCCCGTATGATTGGTTCATGGACATCATGAACGAAATCGCAGCACGGGATGTTAACAAAATCATAGAACTACATAACTATTGCACTAATGTATTCGAAGAAGATGACGGCGCCCGCTCCGCGCTCATACGTATGCTTCAGTCTATAGCTTATGCCAAGAGTGGTAAGGACATTGTCTCTGAGACAAGGGTCATGTCTCACTTCGCCAGACCTAACTTGGAACACGTCTATAGAAAGGTAGCCATGGATCATCCAGCTGGTACTAATGTTG GAGTTTTCTATTGTGGAACACCATTATTGGCAAAGGAGCTAAGGCGTCTCGCTTTGAAATTTACACACAAGACGAAGATTAGATTCTCCTTCCACAATGAGAACTTGTAA
- the LOC106361730 gene encoding ATP-dependent DNA helicase SRS2-like protein At4g25120, producing the protein MENHPPNRGMWNQEQSHTTRISQCFRIAKRPSENAANSPTPFPKRSKESMGTESISHRSSFKRTPLMELSANTPPHKRFKPGFESSRVGMCIPAPDFSLDKEVSADDRVSSDPFVTPLKDESVRVSLSYGGGCSTSSLLDDEIDDSILEEIDAICEQSVRKAACQTPNTSMTETPSRDYQSSSSLLDDDIDDSVLEEIDAICEESARKIACQTPSTTSMTQTPSKDNKSSDLEGGLDSRGVKMFKPDSNVKLEFNKETSVAADPALITSMPEECSKYMQSLNDRQRDAACSDISTPLMVIAGPGSGKTSTMVGRVLVLLNEGLQPSNILAMTFTTAATAEMRERIGKSAGKKAAKEITISTFHSFSLQLCRMHADKLQRTSEFSVYGHGQQRRAIIEAVRLYEEGKNGSSTSAACESAEGHSGAGAGAVCPEYAKDRSKKWQKYVTQAKASGRTPEECRKMGNEIGAKILGNYSDILKACDALDYHDLISCSVTLLSDFPEVFKECQDTWKAIIVDEFQDTSTMQYKLLRMLGSHNHITIVGDDDQSIFGFNGADSSGFDSFRRDFPNYKEVRLIKNYRSSRHIVEAASSIIKNNTKRCKSKSISSENSQGSKITVKECHNEEAQCAFVIDKIIEITNDASAPCCSHGDIAILYRRQVSGKVFQNAFRQRKIPFNVHGVAFYRKKVVRVILAMLRTTFSECDDTSYRRVFKALLPFEKEEKKRVIDHIDKISTSRKCSFIIAANDIFSAKISGTFKRNQLTQGRKVLQTLDMVAKLVDREQSLSAVVTCVANMIPQKYLLEQRAVVDNDGGKLLNEDNDLRSVLQYLMDDVAEFLSTHCTTTGEEVDAIKKKKGCNQLNSFINYISERETENFRLRRHDNQNSVTLTTIHQSKGLEWDVVFIIKANDNEIPLLHESNGTASEGGTSLEEERRLLYVAMTRARKKLFFLYVTVDSNWQVLQPSRFLKEIPSHLLQGDLSINDCRKVHQNLPNKTEQSVSDFGTELKHEDNKPTDNNMMNIPVDDATEESIEAACALNGNNFLKRFDVEVRSVVSHLFHNWAKKQAFQDPKRLIDKVGFVIGERLAIKKEKHKGVLRALKSSLTSDEAFQYAEHVLRWEQLPADTRAHIVREKQEHFQKLRIENSMGTSEATSKQIAFLHSLGCTVVPTSRLHASRLIEQYKSL; encoded by the exons ATGGAGAATCATCCGCCGAACAGAGGAATGTGGAATCAAGAGCAAAGTCATACGACTCGGATCTCTCAGTGCTTCAGGATCGCGAAAAGGCCATCTGAGAATGCAGCTAACTCCCCCACTCCTTTTCCTAAAAG AAGCAAGGAATCGATGGGTACTGAATCCATTTCTCACCGTTCTAGCTTCAAAAGGACCCCTCTTATGGAGTTATCAGCGAATACACCTCCTCACAAACGCTTTAAACCAGGGTTCGAGTCATCTCGTGTTGGTATGTGCATCCCTGCTCCTGATTTTAGTCTGGATAAGGAGGTTTCTGCGGATGACAGAGTTTCATCAGACCCATTTGTTACTCCTCTGAAAGACGAGTCAGTAAGAGTTTCACTAAGCTATGGTGGTGGTTGCTCTACTTCTTCGCTTCTTGATGATGAGATTGATGATTCCATTTTGGAAGAGATTGACGCTATCTGTGAGCAGTCAGTGAGAAAAGCAGCGTGTCAAACTCCAAACACCAGCATGACTGAGACTCCTTCCAGAGATTATCAGAGCAGTTCTTCACTTCTTGATGATGACATTGATGATTCCGTTTTAGAGGAGATTGACGCTATCTGTGAAGAGTCAGCGAGGAAAATAGCATGTCAAACTCCAAGTACCACCAGCATGACTCAGACACCGTCTAAAGATAATAAGAGCAGTGACCTCGAGGGTGGATTGGATTCTAGGGGTGTTAAAATGTTTAAGCCAGACTCCAATGTCAAGTTAGAGTTCAATAAAGAGACTAGTGTTGCTGCTGATCCTGCATTGATCACTAGCATGCCTGAGGAGTGTTCAAAATATATGCAGTCTTTGAATGATAGACAGCGTGATGCTGCCTGTAGTGATATTTCCACTCCTTTAATGGTTATTGCTGGTCCTGGAAGTGGAAAG ACGTCCACCATGGTTGGCCGTGTCTTAGTGTTGCTCAATGAG GGTTTACAGCCATCAAATATCCTTGCAATGACTTTCACTACAGCGGCAACTGCTGAGATGAGAGAGCGCATAGGAAAATCTGCTGGAAAGAAAGCAGCCAAAGAAATAACAATCAGCACATTCCATTCATTTTCCTTGCAGCTTTGCCGGATGCATGCAGACAA GTTACAACGTACATCTGAATTTTCAGTGTATGGACATGGGCAACAAAGAAGAGCAATTATTGAAGCAGTGCGTTTATATGAGGAGGGGAAGAACGGAAGCAGTACATCCGCTGCATGTGAATCTGCGGAAGGTCATAGTGGAGCCGGTGCTGGAGCAGTGTGTCCGGAATATGCCAAGGATAGATCAAAGAAATGGCAAAAATATGTGACCCAG GCAAAGGCTTCCGGTAGAACTCCGGAGGAGTGCCGTAAGATGGGCAATGAGATAGGA GCAAAAATTCTTGGAAACTACAGTGATATCCTTAAAGCTTGTGATGCTCTGGACTATCATGATTTGATTAGTTGTTCGGTCACCCTGCTCTCCGACTTTCCTGAAG TATTTAAGGAATGCCAAGATACCTGGAAAGCCATCATAGTTGATGAATTCCAGGACACTAGCACAATGCAGTACAAGCTTCTACGAATGTTAGGATCTCATAATCACATAACTattgttggtgatgatgatcaG TCCATCTTCGGTTTTAACGGGGCGGACAGTTCAGGATTCGATTCATTTCGCCGAGATTTCCCAAATTACAAAGAG GTCCGGCTGATAAAAAACTATCGCTCCTCTCGCCATATTGTGGAAGCTGCATCTTCTATTATAAAAAACAATACGAAGCGGTGCAAATCAAAAAGCATTTCGTCAGAAAACTCTCAGGGATCTAAG ATTACTGTCAAGGAATGCCATAACGAGGAAGCACAGTGTGCATTTGTTATTGACAAAATAATTGAAATCACGAATGATGCCTCAGCACCTTGTTGCTCCCATGGAGATATTGCCATCTTGTATAGGAGGCAG GTGTCAGGTAAAGTCTTCCAAAATGCATTCCGGCAGAGGAAAATACCATTCAACGTTCATGGTGTAGCTTTCTACAGGAAAAAG GTTGTCCGGGTCATTTTGGCTATGCTGAGAACAACATTTTCCGAATGTGATGATACTTCGTATCGGCGAGTGTTTAAGGCATTACTTCCATTTGAGAAAGAGGAAAAGAAAAGG GTTATAGATCATATTGACAAAATCTCCACTAGTAGGAAATGCAGCTTCATTATAGCCGCAAATGATATTTTCAGTGCCAAAATTTCTGGTACCTTCAAGAG GAACCAGCTTACCCAGGGACGTAAAGTGTTGCAAACTCTTGACATGGTAGCAAAGCTGGTTGATAGG GAACAATCACTTTCAGCTGTAGTAACATGTGTGGCAAATATGATACCGCAG AAATACCTTCTCGAGCAACGAGCAGTTGTGGATAACGATGGAGGGAAACTGCTTAATGAAGACAACGATCTTAGATCT GTACTCCAGTACTTAATGGATGATGTAGCTGAGTTTCTTTCCACTCATTGCACCACAACTGGAGAAGAAGTGGATGcaatcaaaaaaaagaaaggctGCAATCAACTTAATTCATTTATCAACTACATCTCTGAGCGTGAAACTGAAAATTTTCGTTTAAGAAGACATGACAATCAAAATTCTGTCACATTAACCACCATTCATCAG TCTAAAGGTTTGGAATGGGACGTAGTTTTCATAATCAAG GCTAATGATAACGAGATTCCCCTATTGCATGAGTCTAACGGTACTGCATCGGAGGGTGGAACATCACTTGAG GAAGAGCGTCGCCTTCTGTATGTTGCTATGACTCGTGCTCGaaagaaattatttttcttgtacGTGACTGTGGATTCGAACTGGCAG GTGCTCCAACCCTCACGGTTTCTTAAAGAGATACCGAGCCATCTTCTACAG GGAGATCTGAGCATAAATGACTGCAGAAAAGTTCATCAAAACCTTCCAAACAAGACTGAGCAGAGTGTCTCCGATTTTGGGACAGAATTGAAGCATGAAGATAATAAACCAACTGATAACAATATGATGAACATTCCAGTAGATGATGCTACCGAGGAGTCAATAGAAGCCGCATGTGCACTCAATGGGAACAATTTCCTTAAGAG GTTTGATGTGGAGGTTAGATCAGTTGTCTCTCACTTATTTCATAACTGGGCTAAGAAACAAGCCTTCCAGGACCCGAAGAGGCTGATTGACAAA GTGGGGTTTGTGATTGGTGAACGCTTGGCCATCAAGAAGGAGAAACACAAG GGTGTCTTACGAGCACTTAAATCATCATTGACTTCCGATGAAGCGTTCCAATACGCAGAACAT GTACTTAGGTGGGAACAACTTCCTGCAGACACACGAGCTCATATAGTGCGAGAGAAACAG GAGCATTTCCAAAAACTCAGAATTGAAAATTCAATGGGCACATCGGAAGCAACGAGTAAACAG ATCGCTTTTCTGCATAGTCTAGGATGCACGGTGGTCCCAACATCACGTCTCCATGCGTCCCGTTTGATCGAGCAGTACAAATCATTGTGA